In Phyllostomus discolor isolate MPI-MPIP mPhyDis1 chromosome 3, mPhyDis1.pri.v3, whole genome shotgun sequence, a single genomic region encodes these proteins:
- the LOC114503101 gene encoding notch-regulated ankyrin repeat-containing protein, producing MSQTELSTCSAPQTQRIFQEAVRKGNTQELQSLLQNMTNCEFNVNSFGPEGQTALHQSVIDGNLELVKLLVKFGADIRLANRDGWSALHIAAFGGHQDIVLYLITKAKYAGSGR from the coding sequence ATGAGCCAGACCGAGCTGTCCACCTGCTCGGCGCCGCAGACGCAGCGTATCTTCCAGGAGGCCGTGCGTAAGGGCAACACGCAAGAGCTGCAGTCACTGCTGCAGAACATGACCAACTGTGAGTTCAACGTGAACTCGTTCGGGCCCGAGGGCCAGACGGCGCTGCACCAGTCGGTCATCGACGGCAACTTGGAGCTCGTGAAGCTGCTGGTGAAGTTCGGCGCCGACATCCGCCTGGCCAACCGCGACGGCTGGAGCGCCCTGCACATCGCCGCTTTCGGCGGCCACCAGGACATCGTACTCTATCTCATCACCAAGGCCAAGTACGCGGGCAGCGGCCGGTGA